The following are from one region of the Amycolatopsis sp. QT-25 genome:
- the carB gene encoding carbamoyl-phosphate synthase large subunit, with product MPKRTDIQHVLVIGSGPIVIGQAAEFDYSGTQACRVLREEGLRVSLVNSNPATIMTDPEFADATYIEPVTPEFVEKVIAAEQAQGRPVDTLLATLGGQTALNCAVALYERGVLEKYGVELIGADVDAIQRGEDRQKFKDIVRAIGAEVPRSRVCHDMDEVRATVAEVGLPVVIRPSFTMGGLGSGMAHTDAELERLASTGLSESPVTEVLIEESVLGWKEFELELMRDRHDNVVVVCSIENIDAMGVHTGDSVTVAPAMTLTDREYQHMRDVGIAVLREVGVDTGGCNIQFAIDPADGRMVVIEMNPRVSRSSALASKATGFPIAKIAAKLAIGYTLDEIRNDITGETPAAFEPTLDYVVVKVPRFAFEKFPGADPTLTTTMKSVGEAMSFGRSFPEALGKALRSIDTKATGFWTRPDPEGATKESILDALRTPHDGRIYEVERALRFGATVEEIHDASGIDPWFIDQIALIGEVGAEIRDARVLDEPLLRRAKRTGLSDRQIAALRPELAGEDGVRALRRRLGVRPVYKTVDTCAAEFAAKTPYHYSAYETDPAAQSEITAQTDKPKVLILGSGPNRIGQGIEFDYSCVHAAIALREAGFEAVMVNCNPETVSTDYDTSDRLYFEPLSFEDVLEVVNAEQESGTVAGVIVQLGGQTPLSLAKRLADAGVPVIGTSPDAIHLAEDRGAFGEVLTDAGLPAPKYGTATSFEGAKRIADQIGYPVLVRPSYVLGGRGMEIVYDEESLAGYIHRATEITPEHPVLVDRFLDDAIEIDVDALFDGDELFLGGVMEHIEEAGIHSGDSSCALPPITLGRTDIETVRRSTEAIARGVGVRGLLNVQYALKDDVLYVLEANPRASRTVPFVSKATAVPLAKAAALIMTGSSIKELRESGVLPAEGDGGHLPADSPVAVKEAVLPFHRFRTPEGHGVDSLLGPEMKSTGEVMGVDVSFGKAFAKSQAGAYGSLPTSGKVFVSVANRDKRSLVFPVKRLADLGFEILATSGTAEVLRRNGIACTVVRKHYEGSAEGEQNVVDVILSGEVQMVINTPYGNSGPRIDGYEIRTAAVSRDIPCITTVQGAAAAVHGIEAVIKGDIGVRSLQSLQAALKAKA from the coding sequence ATGCCGAAGAGGACAGACATCCAGCACGTGCTGGTGATCGGCTCCGGGCCGATCGTGATCGGCCAGGCGGCGGAGTTCGACTACTCCGGCACCCAGGCCTGCCGTGTGCTCCGCGAAGAGGGCCTGCGCGTCTCGCTGGTGAACTCGAACCCGGCGACCATCATGACCGACCCCGAGTTCGCCGACGCCACCTACATCGAGCCGGTCACCCCGGAATTCGTCGAGAAGGTCATCGCCGCTGAACAAGCACAGGGGCGCCCCGTCGACACTCTTCTCGCGACGCTGGGCGGGCAGACTGCGCTGAACTGTGCCGTGGCCCTGTACGAGCGCGGCGTCCTGGAGAAGTACGGCGTCGAGCTGATCGGCGCCGACGTCGACGCCATCCAGCGCGGTGAGGACCGGCAGAAGTTCAAGGACATCGTCCGCGCGATCGGCGCCGAGGTGCCGCGTTCGCGAGTCTGCCACGACATGGACGAGGTCCGCGCGACCGTCGCCGAGGTCGGCCTCCCGGTGGTCATCCGGCCGTCGTTCACCATGGGCGGGCTCGGCTCGGGCATGGCGCACACCGACGCCGAGCTGGAGCGGCTCGCCTCCACCGGCCTCTCCGAGTCGCCGGTCACCGAGGTGCTCATCGAGGAAAGCGTCCTCGGCTGGAAGGAGTTCGAACTCGAGCTCATGCGCGACCGGCACGACAACGTGGTGGTCGTCTGCTCGATCGAGAACATCGACGCGATGGGCGTGCACACCGGCGACTCGGTCACCGTCGCGCCCGCGATGACCCTGACCGACCGCGAGTACCAGCACATGCGCGACGTCGGCATCGCCGTGCTGCGCGAGGTCGGCGTCGACACCGGCGGCTGCAACATCCAGTTCGCGATCGATCCGGCCGACGGCCGCATGGTCGTCATCGAGATGAACCCGCGGGTGTCCCGGTCGAGCGCGCTGGCGTCGAAGGCGACCGGCTTCCCGATCGCCAAGATCGCCGCGAAGCTCGCCATCGGCTACACCCTCGACGAGATCCGCAACGACATCACCGGCGAGACCCCGGCGGCCTTCGAGCCGACGCTGGACTACGTCGTGGTGAAGGTGCCGCGGTTCGCCTTCGAGAAGTTCCCCGGCGCGGACCCCACGCTGACCACGACGATGAAGAGCGTCGGCGAGGCGATGTCGTTCGGCCGCAGCTTCCCCGAGGCGCTCGGCAAGGCACTGCGGTCCATCGACACCAAGGCCACCGGCTTCTGGACCCGCCCCGACCCCGAAGGCGCGACCAAGGAGTCCATCCTGGACGCCCTGCGCACGCCGCACGACGGCCGGATCTACGAGGTCGAGCGGGCGCTGCGCTTCGGTGCCACGGTCGAGGAGATCCACGACGCCTCGGGTATCGACCCGTGGTTCATCGACCAGATCGCCCTCATCGGCGAGGTCGGCGCCGAGATCCGCGACGCCCGGGTGCTGGACGAGCCGCTGCTGCGGCGGGCCAAGCGCACCGGTCTCTCGGACCGCCAGATCGCCGCGCTGCGGCCGGAACTGGCCGGTGAGGACGGCGTCCGCGCGCTGCGCCGCCGTCTCGGCGTCCGCCCGGTGTACAAGACCGTCGACACCTGCGCGGCCGAGTTCGCGGCCAAGACGCCGTATCACTACTCGGCCTACGAGACCGACCCCGCGGCGCAGTCGGAGATCACCGCGCAGACGGACAAGCCGAAGGTGCTGATCCTCGGCTCCGGGCCGAACCGCATCGGGCAGGGCATCGAGTTCGACTACTCGTGCGTGCACGCCGCGATCGCCCTGCGCGAGGCCGGTTTCGAGGCCGTCATGGTCAACTGCAACCCCGAGACCGTCTCCACCGACTACGACACCTCGGACAGGCTGTACTTCGAGCCGCTGTCGTTCGAGGACGTCCTCGAAGTGGTCAACGCCGAGCAGGAGTCGGGCACCGTCGCCGGGGTCATCGTGCAGTTGGGCGGCCAGACGCCGCTTTCGCTCGCGAAACGCCTCGCCGACGCCGGTGTCCCGGTGATCGGCACCTCCCCGGACGCGATCCACCTCGCCGAGGACCGCGGCGCGTTCGGCGAGGTCCTCACCGACGCCGGGCTGCCCGCGCCGAAGTACGGCACGGCGACCTCGTTCGAGGGCGCGAAGCGGATCGCCGACCAGATCGGTTACCCGGTCCTGGTCCGGCCGTCCTACGTGCTCGGCGGACGCGGCATGGAGATCGTGTACGACGAGGAGTCCCTCGCCGGCTACATCCACCGCGCCACCGAGATCACCCCCGAGCACCCCGTGCTGGTGGACCGCTTCCTCGACGACGCCATCGAGATCGACGTCGACGCGCTGTTCGACGGCGACGAACTCTTCCTCGGCGGCGTCATGGAGCACATCGAGGAGGCCGGGATCCACTCCGGCGACTCGTCCTGCGCCCTGCCGCCCATCACGCTGGGGCGGACCGACATCGAGACGGTGCGCCGCTCGACCGAGGCCATCGCGCGCGGCGTCGGCGTCCGCGGGCTGTTGAACGTCCAATACGCGCTCAAGGACGACGTCCTGTACGTCTTGGAGGCCAACCCGCGCGCGTCGCGGACGGTGCCGTTCGTGTCGAAGGCGACCGCGGTACCGCTGGCGAAGGCCGCGGCGCTGATCATGACCGGCTCGTCGATCAAGGAGCTGCGCGAGTCCGGCGTCCTCCCGGCCGAGGGGGACGGCGGCCACCTGCCCGCCGATTCGCCGGTCGCGGTCAAGGAGGCGGTCCTGCCGTTCCACCGCTTCCGCACCCCCGAGGGCCACGGCGTCGACTCGCTGCTCGGTCCGGAGATGAAGTCCACCGGGGAGGTCATGGGCGTGGACGTCTCCTTCGGCAAGGCGTTCGCCAAGTCGCAGGCCGGTGCCTACGGCTCGCTGCCGACGTCGGGCAAGGTGTTCGTCTCCGTCGCCAACCGCGACAAGCGTTCGCTGGTGTTCCCGGTGAAGCGGCTGGCGGATCTCGGCTTCGAAATCCTCGCCACTTCGGGAACCGCGGAAGTGTTGCGGCGCAACGGAATCGCCTGCACCGTCGTGCGCAAGCACTACGAGGGTTCGGCCGAAGGCGAGCAGAACGTCGTGGATGTCATCCTCAGCGGCGAAGTGCAGATGGTGATCAACACGCCGTACGGCAACAGCGGCCCGCGGATCGACGGCTACGAAATCCGCACCGCCGCGGTGTCGCGGGACATCCCCTGCATCACCACGGTGCAGGGCGCCGCGGCGGCCGTGCACGGGATAGAGGCCGTCATCAAGGGCGACATCGGCGTGCGGTCGCTGCAGAGCCTCCAGGCGGCGCTGAAGGCCAAGGCGTGA
- the pyrF gene encoding orotidine-5'-phosphate decarboxylase has product MSERFGARLARAVAEKGPLCAGIDPHPGLLQAWGLPADAGGLEKFALTAAETIAPEVAVIKPQSAFFEAYGPPGVAVLAKTMKVCREAGALVLLDVKRGDIGSTMAAYTAAFLPAGAELEADAITVSPYLGFGSLAPALDVARTQGKGLFVLARTSNPEAQGLQNALLPNGKTVAQDIVDTAAAYNAGVEPLGDIGVVVGATITPGELDLGKLNGPVLAPGFGAQGATPADLRVLFGPGLPGVLPASSRDVLRHGPDPEALRAAVRRTRDSLGSLEKGQ; this is encoded by the coding sequence GTGAGCGAGCGGTTCGGGGCGAGGCTGGCGCGGGCGGTCGCGGAGAAGGGACCGCTCTGCGCCGGGATCGACCCCCATCCCGGGTTGCTCCAGGCGTGGGGTCTCCCGGCGGACGCGGGCGGGTTGGAGAAGTTCGCCCTCACGGCCGCTGAGACGATCGCGCCCGAGGTCGCGGTGATCAAGCCCCAATCGGCCTTTTTCGAGGCCTACGGGCCGCCTGGGGTGGCCGTTCTGGCCAAGACGATGAAGGTGTGCCGGGAGGCGGGCGCGCTCGTCCTGCTGGACGTCAAACGCGGTGACATCGGCTCGACGATGGCGGCGTACACGGCGGCGTTCCTGCCCGCCGGCGCGGAACTCGAGGCGGACGCCATCACGGTGTCGCCGTACCTCGGTTTCGGTTCGCTGGCCCCCGCGCTCGACGTTGCGCGGACGCAAGGCAAGGGGCTGTTCGTCCTTGCGCGCACCTCCAACCCGGAGGCGCAAGGACTGCAGAACGCCTTGCTGCCCAACGGAAAAACCGTCGCGCAGGACATCGTCGACACGGCGGCCGCGTACAACGCGGGCGTGGAGCCCCTGGGTGACATCGGTGTCGTCGTCGGCGCCACCATCACGCCGGGAGAGCTCGATCTCGGCAAGCTGAACGGTCCCGTCCTGGCGCCCGGTTTCGGGGCACAGGGGGCCACTCCGGCCGATTTGCGGGTCCTTTTCGGGCCGGGACTGCCGGGTGTGCTCCCCGCGTCGTCGCGTGACGTCCTCAGGCACGGGCCGGACCCCGAAGCGTTGCGTGCGGCCGTTCGGCGGACCCGGGATTCCCTCGGTTCCCTGGAAAAAGGCCAATAG
- the mihF gene encoding integration host factor, actinobacterial type, with protein MALPQLTEEQRAAALEKAAAARRIRAELKERLKRGGTTLVDVLKQAEENEVLGKMKVSALLEALPGVGKVRAQQTMERLEIAPSRRLRGLGDRQRKALLAEFSGE; from the coding sequence GTGGCACTTCCCCAGCTGACAGAGGAACAGCGCGCTGCGGCGCTGGAGAAGGCCGCCGCCGCCCGCCGCATCCGTGCTGAGCTGAAGGAGCGGCTGAAGCGGGGCGGTACCACTCTGGTCGACGTGTTGAAGCAGGCCGAGGAGAACGAAGTCCTCGGCAAGATGAAGGTCTCGGCTCTGCTCGAGGCTCTTCCGGGCGTCGGCAAGGTCCGTGCCCAGCAGACCATGGAACGACTGGAGATCGCACCCAGCCGTCGTCTTCGCGGCCTCGGCGACCGGCAGCGCAAGGCGCTGCTGGCCGAATTCAGCGGCGAGTGA
- the gmk gene encoding guanylate kinase, with translation MSGTGQDHPVTPGADRGGEPVAGVSSRHRLTVVSGPSGVGKSSVAKELRKLDPEIYFSVSVTTRKPRPGEVDGEHYHFIDRPEFDRMVAGGELLEHAEFAGNCYGTPREPVERALTAGRDAILEIELQGARQVRKAMPEARLVMLMPPSWAELVGRLTGRGTENEAAVKARLAEAERELAAAGEFDERVVNADVREAAEQLLNLIAGDKTPEDSEHHE, from the coding sequence GTGAGCGGCACCGGTCAGGACCACCCGGTGACCCCGGGCGCTGACCGCGGCGGTGAGCCGGTGGCGGGAGTTTCTTCCCGGCACCGGCTCACGGTCGTATCGGGGCCTTCGGGGGTCGGGAAGTCGAGCGTGGCGAAGGAGCTGCGCAAGCTGGATCCGGAGATCTATTTCAGCGTCTCGGTGACCACCAGGAAGCCGAGGCCGGGTGAGGTGGACGGCGAGCACTACCACTTCATCGACCGGCCCGAGTTCGACCGCATGGTCGCCGGCGGCGAGCTGCTGGAACACGCCGAGTTCGCGGGCAACTGCTACGGCACCCCGCGCGAGCCCGTGGAGCGCGCCCTCACGGCGGGCCGCGACGCGATCCTGGAGATCGAACTCCAAGGCGCGCGGCAGGTCCGCAAGGCGATGCCGGAAGCGCGGCTGGTGATGCTGATGCCGCCGTCCTGGGCCGAACTGGTCGGCAGGCTGACCGGTCGTGGAACCGAGAACGAGGCCGCGGTGAAGGCCAGGCTGGCCGAGGCCGAACGCGAACTCGCCGCCGCCGGGGAGTTCGACGAGCGCGTGGTCAACGCCGACGTGCGAGAGGCCGCTGAGCAGTTGCTAAACTTGATAGCCGGCGACAAGACACCCGAAGATTCGGAGCACCACGAGTGA
- the rpoZ gene encoding DNA-directed RNA polymerase subunit omega: protein MTTQATLHEELEGITNPPIDDLLEKVSSKYALVIYSAKRARQINDYYAQLGEGLLEYVGPLVEPGPREKPLSIALREIHGGLLEHTEGE, encoded by the coding sequence GTGACGACTCAGGCCACGCTGCACGAAGAGCTCGAAGGCATCACCAACCCGCCCATCGACGACCTGCTCGAGAAGGTCAGCTCGAAGTACGCGCTGGTGATCTACTCGGCCAAGCGCGCTCGCCAGATCAACGACTACTACGCCCAGCTGGGCGAGGGCCTGCTGGAGTACGTCGGCCCGCTGGTCGAGCCGGGCCCGCGCGAGAAGCCGCTCTCCATCGCGCTGCGCGAGATCCACGGCGGCCTGCTCGAGCACACCGAGGGTGAGTAA
- the coaBC gene encoding bifunctional phosphopantothenoylcysteine decarboxylase/phosphopantothenate--cysteine ligase CoaBC encodes MSKPKVVLGVGGGIAAYKACEVLRGLTESGHDVRVVPTEAALNFVGAATFEALSGNPVHTGVFTEVPEVQHVRVGKEADLVIVVPATANLLAKAAHGIADDLLTNTLLTARCPVAFFPAMHTEMWEHPATRDNVALLRSRGLVVAEPAAGRLTGKDTGKGRLADPGEIVDLARLLLAVPNALSRDLEGVRVVISAGGTREPLDPVRYLGNRSSGKQGYALARVAAQRGAEVTLVAAHTVALPEPAGAKVVHVSTAEEMRQAMHAEAASADVLVMAAAVADFRPSNRADHKIKKSDDAPDPVVELARNADILAELVRDRTQGQVVVGFAAETGDDKGGVLDHARVKLKRKGADLLVVNAVGEGKAFGTEDNSGWLLGSDGTEIPIPLGAKAELASTLWDAVVTLMKRRESPKR; translated from the coding sequence TTGAGTAAACCCAAGGTCGTCCTGGGCGTGGGTGGCGGAATCGCCGCCTACAAGGCCTGTGAGGTCCTGCGCGGACTGACCGAATCAGGTCATGACGTCCGCGTGGTCCCCACCGAAGCCGCGCTGAACTTCGTCGGCGCGGCCACCTTCGAAGCCCTCTCCGGGAACCCGGTCCACACCGGCGTGTTCACCGAGGTGCCCGAGGTCCAGCACGTCCGCGTCGGCAAGGAAGCCGACCTGGTGATCGTCGTGCCCGCCACGGCGAACCTGCTCGCCAAGGCCGCGCACGGCATCGCGGACGATCTGCTGACGAACACCCTGCTCACCGCCCGGTGCCCGGTCGCCTTCTTCCCCGCGATGCACACCGAGATGTGGGAACACCCGGCCACCCGCGACAACGTGGCGCTGCTGCGTTCACGCGGCCTGGTCGTCGCCGAACCCGCCGCGGGCAGGCTCACCGGCAAGGACACCGGCAAGGGACGGCTCGCCGACCCCGGCGAGATCGTCGACCTCGCCCGGCTCCTGCTCGCCGTGCCGAACGCCCTCTCGCGCGACCTCGAAGGCGTGCGCGTGGTGATCTCGGCCGGTGGCACCCGCGAGCCGCTGGACCCGGTCCGCTATCTGGGCAACCGCTCGTCGGGCAAACAGGGTTACGCGCTGGCCCGCGTCGCCGCCCAGCGCGGCGCCGAGGTCACGTTGGTCGCCGCGCACACCGTCGCGCTGCCGGAGCCCGCGGGCGCGAAGGTCGTCCACGTGTCGACAGCCGAGGAGATGCGCCAGGCCATGCACGCCGAGGCCGCCTCCGCCGACGTCCTCGTGATGGCCGCCGCCGTCGCCGACTTCCGGCCGTCGAACCGGGCCGATCACAAGATCAAGAAGTCCGACGACGCACCCGATCCCGTCGTCGAACTCGCCCGCAACGCGGACATCCTCGCCGAGCTGGTCCGCGATCGGACCCAGGGTCAGGTGGTCGTCGGCTTCGCCGCCGAAACCGGGGACGACAAGGGCGGCGTCCTCGACCACGCCAGGGTCAAACTGAAGCGCAAGGGCGCGGACCTGCTGGTGGTGAACGCCGTCGGTGAGGGAAAGGCCTTCGGCACCGAGGACAACTCGGGCTGGCTGCTGGGGTCCGACGGCACCGAAATCCCGATCCCGCTCGGCGCCAAGGCCGAACTGGCGTCCACATTGTGGGACGCTGTTGTGACCTTGATGAAGCGTCGAGAGTCACCGAAGCGATAG
- the metK gene encoding methionine adenosyltransferase: MTASTSRLFTSESVTEGHPDKICDAISDSILDGLLAKDPRSRVAVETLITTGQVHVAGEVTTEAYADIPTIVRDVILKIGYDSSAKGFDGNSCGVNVAIGSQSPDIAQGVDTAYESRVESDEDEINRQGAGDQGLMFGYACSDTPELMPLPIALAHRLSQRLTRVRKDGVLPYLRPDGKTQVTIEYAGDQPVRLDTVVVSTQHADGIDLERMLGVDVREHVVAPEIAELGLDTSNVRLLVNPTGRFVIGGPMGDAGLTGRKIIVDTYGGMARHGGGAFSGKDPSKVDRSAAYAMRWVAKNVIAAGLASRAEVQVAYAIGKAAPVGLFVETFGTETVDPSKIQAAITQVFDLRPAAIIRDLDLLRPIYAPTAAYGHFGRPELNLPWESTARAADLKSAAGA; the protein is encoded by the coding sequence GTGACCGCGTCCACGAGCAGACTGTTCACATCGGAATCGGTGACTGAAGGTCATCCCGACAAAATTTGCGATGCCATCAGCGACTCGATCCTGGACGGACTGCTGGCCAAGGACCCGCGCAGCCGGGTGGCGGTCGAAACCCTCATCACGACCGGGCAGGTGCACGTCGCCGGCGAGGTGACCACCGAGGCCTACGCGGACATCCCGACCATCGTCCGCGACGTGATCCTGAAAATCGGCTACGACTCCTCGGCCAAGGGCTTCGACGGCAACTCCTGCGGCGTCAACGTCGCGATCGGCTCCCAGTCGCCGGACATCGCGCAGGGTGTCGACACCGCGTACGAGTCCCGGGTGGAATCCGACGAGGACGAGATCAACCGCCAGGGCGCCGGTGACCAGGGACTGATGTTCGGCTACGCCTGCTCGGACACCCCCGAGCTGATGCCGCTGCCGATCGCGCTGGCGCACCGGCTTTCGCAGCGGCTGACCCGGGTCCGCAAGGACGGCGTGCTGCCGTACCTGCGTCCGGACGGCAAGACCCAGGTCACCATCGAATACGCCGGTGACCAGCCGGTGCGGCTCGACACGGTGGTCGTGTCCACCCAGCACGCGGACGGCATCGACCTGGAGCGGATGCTCGGCGTCGACGTCCGCGAGCACGTGGTCGCCCCGGAGATCGCCGAGCTCGGGCTCGACACCTCCAACGTGCGGCTGCTGGTCAACCCGACCGGCCGCTTCGTCATCGGCGGCCCGATGGGCGACGCGGGCCTGACCGGCCGCAAGATCATCGTCGACACCTACGGCGGCATGGCCCGGCACGGTGGCGGCGCGTTCTCCGGCAAGGACCCCTCCAAGGTGGACCGCTCCGCCGCGTACGCGATGCGCTGGGTGGCGAAGAACGTCATCGCCGCCGGGCTCGCTTCGCGCGCCGAAGTGCAGGTCGCCTACGCGATCGGCAAGGCGGCCCCGGTGGGCCTCTTCGTCGAGACCTTCGGCACCGAGACCGTCGACCCGTCGAAGATCCAGGCCGCCATCACACAGGTCTTCGACCTGCGTCCGGCCGCGATCATCCGCGACCTCGACCTGCTTCGCCCGATCTACGCGCCGACGGCCGCGTACGGCCACTTCGGCCGTCCCGAGCTGAACCTCCCCTGGGAGAGCACGGCACGGGCCGCGGACCTGAAGTCCGCCGCGGGCGCCTGA
- a CDS encoding primosomal protein N', whose product MSSSPEPTPLWDLPEPPKAEPARKAQPSRAKTASRRGAQNPAPEHPVARIVVDIPLTHLDRTFDYQIPEKLHEAAVPGCRVRVRFAGQLVDGYLVERADTTEFTGKLAYIDRVTSSEPVLSPALHTLCRSVADRYGGTLSDVLRLAIPSRHAKVEAEPPAETASTPEPPETTAWERYESGPAFLEAVAERRPANAVWQALPGEDWPHRLAEAATVAAAAGRGVVMVVPDHRDLTRLHDACVESLGADSVVALIAGLGPAERYRRWLSVLRGAVRVVVGTRAAMFAPVADPGLFVVWDDGDDVHLDQHAPYPHVRDVLMDRAHAAKGSMLVAGFARTAEAQFLVESGWAQPLVAARPELRAAAPRVTPVGEDFDVARDEAAKAARLPSVAFEAARQSLAGGFPVLVQVPRRGYVPGLACGNCRTSAHCRRCAGPLSLPGGLIDGAPRPPACRWCGVPETNFHCAACGSVRLRAVVVGAKRTAEELGRAFSGFPVRTSGASEVLASVPGKPALVVCTPGAEPVAEGGYGAALLLDGWALLGRQDLRAGEETLRRWMAAAALVRPGTEGGRVFVGAEAGLSVVQALVRWDPGWHASQELAERRELGFPPAMRMASIEGTPDAVAGLLDDLALPETGEVLGPVPLGEVDEDGNAERERALVRVARPDGKALAAAIHGAAARRDARKAAEPIRIQLDPLELI is encoded by the coding sequence GTGAGCAGCAGTCCCGAACCGACCCCGCTGTGGGATCTTCCGGAGCCTCCGAAAGCCGAGCCGGCGCGGAAGGCCCAACCGTCCCGCGCGAAAACCGCCAGCCGCCGCGGCGCGCAGAATCCCGCGCCCGAGCACCCGGTGGCACGGATCGTCGTGGACATCCCGCTCACGCACCTCGACCGCACCTTCGACTACCAGATCCCCGAGAAGCTGCACGAAGCCGCTGTGCCCGGCTGCCGGGTGCGTGTCCGGTTCGCGGGCCAGCTCGTCGACGGGTACCTCGTCGAGCGCGCCGACACCACGGAGTTCACCGGGAAGCTCGCGTACATCGACAGGGTGACCTCCAGCGAGCCGGTGCTGTCTCCGGCGCTGCACACGCTTTGCCGATCCGTCGCGGACCGGTACGGCGGCACGCTCAGCGACGTCCTGCGGCTCGCGATCCCGTCCCGGCACGCGAAAGTCGAGGCCGAGCCGCCCGCCGAAACCGCGTCGACGCCGGAGCCGCCCGAGACCACTGCCTGGGAGCGGTACGAAAGCGGCCCCGCTTTCCTGGAGGCCGTCGCGGAACGGCGTCCGGCCAACGCCGTGTGGCAGGCCCTGCCGGGTGAGGACTGGCCACATCGCCTCGCCGAAGCGGCCACCGTCGCGGCGGCCGCCGGACGCGGGGTCGTCATGGTCGTTCCCGACCACCGTGACCTGACGCGGCTGCACGACGCGTGCGTCGAGTCGCTGGGCGCCGATTCCGTGGTCGCGTTGATCGCCGGGCTGGGGCCCGCGGAGCGTTATCGCCGCTGGCTCTCGGTGCTGCGGGGCGCGGTGCGGGTCGTCGTCGGCACGCGCGCGGCGATGTTCGCGCCGGTCGCCGATCCGGGGCTGTTCGTGGTGTGGGACGACGGCGACGACGTCCACCTCGACCAGCACGCGCCGTACCCGCACGTCCGCGACGTGCTGATGGACCGCGCGCACGCGGCGAAGGGATCCATGCTCGTCGCCGGGTTCGCGCGTACCGCCGAGGCGCAGTTCCTGGTGGAATCGGGGTGGGCGCAGCCTCTCGTGGCGGCCCGTCCCGAACTGCGGGCCGCGGCGCCACGCGTCACCCCGGTCGGCGAGGACTTCGACGTCGCCCGGGACGAAGCGGCGAAGGCCGCGCGCCTCCCGTCGGTCGCCTTCGAGGCGGCCCGGCAGTCGCTGGCGGGCGGATTCCCCGTCCTCGTGCAGGTTCCGCGCCGCGGATACGTCCCGGGCCTCGCCTGCGGCAACTGCCGGACGTCCGCGCACTGCCGCCGGTGCGCCGGCCCGCTTTCCTTGCCGGGCGGGCTGATCGACGGCGCGCCGCGGCCGCCCGCCTGCCGCTGGTGCGGTGTCCCCGAGACGAACTTCCACTGCGCCGCTTGTGGTTCGGTGCGGCTGCGGGCGGTCGTCGTCGGTGCCAAGCGCACCGCGGAGGAACTGGGCCGCGCGTTCTCCGGATTTCCCGTGCGGACCTCGGGCGCGTCGGAGGTTTTGGCTTCGGTGCCGGGGAAACCGGCGCTGGTGGTGTGCACGCCGGGGGCCGAGCCGGTCGCGGAAGGCGGCTACGGCGCGGCGCTACTGCTGGACGGCTGGGCGCTGCTCGGACGGCAGGACCTGCGCGCGGGGGAGGAGACCCTGCGCCGGTGGATGGCGGCCGCGGCACTGGTGCGGCCGGGGACCGAGGGCGGTCGCGTGTTCGTGGGCGCGGAAGCGGGTCTTTCGGTCGTGCAGGCGCTGGTGCGGTGGGACCCGGGCTGGCACGCGAGCCAGGAACTGGCCGAGCGCCGCGAACTCGGCTTCCCGCCCGCGATGCGGATGGCGAGTATCGAGGGCACTCCGGACGCCGTCGCCGGACTGCTCGACGACCTCGCCCTCCCGGAGACCGGCGAGGTACTGGGCCCGGTGCCACTCGGCGAGGTCGACGAGGACGGCAACGCCGAACGTGAGCGCGCGCTGGTGCGCGTCGCACGTCCGGACGGCAAGGCGCTCGCCGCCGCGATCCACGGGGCCGCCGCCCGCCGGGACGCGCGCAAGGCCGCCGAGCCCATCCGGATCCAGCTGGACCCCTTGGAGCTCATCTAG